The following are encoded in a window of Collinsella aerofaciens genomic DNA:
- a CDS encoding arginine deiminase family protein, whose amino-acid sequence MSALHVQNEIGKLKKVLLHCPGPETCNYPDGQFNQVFTLRPSSNSFDLEKALREHHAYSAILEHEGVEILYLENLLAEALDATERARHSFIDSYISECGARGIELESAIRVYLERIEGPRALAQAAVNGIRYSQVFDTDKEVFSLAKLTGDAYSPDDLLVSPLNTMWFTRDPASVIGEGVTLNHMYWPERNREVIAYKTIFTYHPDFRETPQFFKHESTFHIEGGDLHNLNSENVAVGISQRTEPAAIDTLANNLLWDENSTIESVWAIQVPYDDLCIHLDTYFTRVGYETFLVARELLDQARVYRITRGRSERTTRASHVEGGLKEALRLALGSNSLQFIPCGGSNPGAAEVERSNNATSTLCLEPGKVCVYEENAETNKALEQAGIELVPISIFELTNGFGGPNCLCLPLVRAS is encoded by the coding sequence ATGTCCGCATTGCATGTTCAAAACGAAATAGGAAAGCTAAAAAAGGTCCTCCTGCACTGTCCCGGCCCCGAAACGTGCAACTACCCCGACGGGCAGTTCAATCAAGTCTTTACGCTGCGCCCTTCTAGCAACTCGTTTGATCTTGAAAAGGCTCTTAGGGAGCATCATGCTTACTCGGCAATACTCGAGCACGAAGGGGTAGAGATTCTCTATCTTGAAAACCTTCTTGCCGAAGCCCTTGATGCGACAGAGCGGGCGCGTCACTCTTTTATCGATAGCTACATTTCAGAATGCGGCGCGCGAGGCATTGAGCTCGAATCTGCCATTCGCGTGTATCTCGAGCGCATCGAAGGCCCCCGTGCTCTGGCTCAAGCAGCGGTCAATGGCATCCGCTACTCCCAGGTCTTCGATACGGATAAGGAGGTATTCAGCCTCGCAAAGCTGACGGGCGATGCATACTCGCCTGACGACCTTCTCGTAAGCCCCCTTAACACCATGTGGTTCACTCGCGATCCGGCAAGCGTCATCGGCGAAGGTGTCACGCTCAACCATATGTACTGGCCAGAGCGCAACCGTGAGGTTATCGCCTATAAAACGATTTTTACGTATCACCCGGATTTCCGCGAGACTCCCCAGTTCTTCAAGCATGAATCGACTTTCCACATTGAAGGCGGCGACCTGCACAACCTCAACAGCGAAAACGTAGCCGTTGGAATCTCCCAGCGAACCGAGCCGGCGGCGATAGACACTCTAGCGAATAACTTGCTCTGGGATGAGAACTCGACTATTGAGTCCGTATGGGCCATTCAGGTCCCCTACGATGACCTCTGCATTCATCTCGACACATATTTCACTCGCGTTGGCTACGAGACATTCCTCGTTGCCCGTGAACTTCTCGACCAAGCGCGGGTCTACCGCATCACACGGGGCAGATCGGAAAGGACAACCCGGGCGAGCCATGTCGAAGGCGGACTGAAAGAAGCGTTGAGATTGGCCTTGGGCTCAAATTCGCTGCAATTTATCCCTTGCGGTGGCTCAAATCCCGGAGCGGCAGAGGTCGAAAGGTCCAACAATGCCACAAGCACCCTTTGTTTGGAGCCCGGCAAGGTCTGCGTTTACGAAGAAAACGCCGAAACCAACAAAGCGCTGGAGCAGGCAGGTATTGAACTTGTCCCCATCTCTATCTTCGAGCTGACAAACGGCTTTGGCGGTCCCAACTGCCTCTGCCTTCCCCTCGTCCGCGCTTCATAA
- a CDS encoding YfcC family protein has protein sequence MAETEKKRAFRVPHVYTIILVLMAVFAVLTWVVPSGSFERQEVNGREVTVSGTYAPVDKVYTDEDGNEVDLRQGVFEVLEAPAIGIQQAVEVVAFILIVGGSFQVITATGAITSGVARVVKKFKSKDVLIIPILMVLFALGGSTFGMAEETLPFFAILMPIMMAMGFDSITAFMTVFVGARIGYIASTVNPFNVLISQGILGIQGNPQLWLRTIALVVLTAVGVAWVVMYALKVKKNPEASPAFHDDIEKRKEFGADENLLDSEFTARQKAVMVIFVLGLGAIIWGLVAQGWYMNEISAIFLAMALLSGVVSGMNEKEIAGEFVKGIADFAFSAIVVGLARGILVIANDGLIIDTILNTLATALTGVPAVIFTSILYVVDNLLSILVPSSSGIAALTIPIFGPLVELMGLNPEAAVTGLSMGSAAMSLISPTSAMLVAGLGVCKIPLGQWWKVAWKFFLVVSVICMAFTAVSGLIPLP, from the coding sequence ATGGCAGAGACAGAAAAGAAGCGTGCCTTTCGAGTCCCGCACGTATACACCATCATTCTCGTCTTGATGGCCGTATTTGCCGTTTTGACCTGGGTCGTGCCTTCGGGTTCGTTTGAACGCCAGGAGGTTAACGGCCGCGAGGTAACAGTTTCGGGCACCTATGCGCCTGTCGATAAGGTCTATACGGACGAGGACGGCAACGAGGTTGATCTTCGCCAAGGTGTCTTCGAAGTGCTTGAGGCTCCTGCGATCGGTATCCAGCAAGCGGTCGAGGTCGTTGCGTTCATTTTGATTGTGGGAGGTTCCTTCCAGGTCATCACGGCGACCGGAGCCATCACGAGCGGCGTTGCTCGAGTGGTGAAGAAGTTCAAGAGCAAGGACGTCCTCATCATCCCGATCCTAATGGTGCTCTTTGCCTTGGGTGGCAGCACCTTTGGTATGGCAGAGGAAACGCTTCCGTTCTTTGCGATTCTTATGCCGATCATGATGGCCATGGGCTTCGACTCAATTACGGCGTTCATGACGGTGTTTGTGGGCGCCCGTATCGGATACATCGCATCTACCGTCAATCCGTTTAACGTTCTGATTTCTCAGGGCATCCTCGGCATCCAAGGCAACCCTCAGCTTTGGCTGCGCACTATCGCCCTTGTCGTGCTTACTGCGGTTGGCGTCGCATGGGTTGTAATGTATGCCCTCAAGGTTAAGAAAAACCCCGAAGCATCCCCCGCTTTCCACGATGATATCGAGAAGCGAAAAGAGTTTGGCGCGGACGAGAATCTCCTCGATAGCGAGTTCACCGCTAGGCAAAAAGCCGTCATGGTTATTTTCGTGCTTGGACTTGGCGCTATCATTTGGGGCCTGGTAGCCCAGGGCTGGTACATGAACGAAATCTCTGCGATTTTCTTGGCCATGGCCCTTCTTTCGGGTGTTGTTTCCGGGATGAATGAGAAGGAAATCGCCGGCGAGTTCGTTAAGGGAATTGCAGACTTCGCGTTCTCTGCCATCGTTGTTGGACTTGCCCGCGGAATCCTCGTAATCGCCAATGACGGCCTCATCATCGATACGATTCTCAATACGCTCGCCACGGCTCTCACTGGAGTTCCAGCCGTTATCTTTACGAGCATCCTCTATGTCGTGGATAACCTTCTGTCGATCCTCGTTCCGAGCTCCTCGGGCATCGCTGCTCTTACGATTCCCATTTTCGGCCCGCTTGTTGAGCTGATGGGCTTAAACCCCGAGGCTGCAGTTACTGGTCTTTCCATGGGCAGCGCGGCCATGTCTCTCATTTCGCCAACAAGCGCGATGCTCGTTGCCGGTCTTGGCGTCTGCAAGATTCCGCTTGGCCAGTGGTGGAAGGTCGCTTGGAAATTCTTCCTGGTCGTAAGCGTTATCTGCATGGCATTCACTGCGGTTTCGGGTCTTATCCCCCTGCCGTAA
- a CDS encoding arginine deiminase family protein, producing the protein MNKGLNVHSEIGALKKVCVHRPGMDLVNMKAEDFDRVWIHDAFYLDYAQKEHDQFTDLLRGAGAEVVYMEDLVAETFDKVEGARAQFMGKFMDESGIKNAALRQAVVEKLDSIKDNKEFVLTAMGGLYVRDLEIPHVGGSLASLDGDELKGDDMVLFPMPASYFSRDPLAVVGKGATMNRMYWNQRNREVIFYETVLRNHPDYAGSPIWYDHNSEWHIEGGDILNINAKTLAIGISERTQTAAIDELAKNMFWGSDEAEIENIYAIKIPHGYAYMHLDTVCTQVDRDKFTVYPGIYQTLRAYRLTKGDTEGEVRIEELEGTLQHILELATGMDHITMIECGGGDPIEASREQWNDGSNTLAVAPGKVCVYERNVVTNDALYKAGVELLVAPSEELSRGRGGPRCMTMPFWREEI; encoded by the coding sequence ATGAACAAAGGTCTGAACGTTCATAGCGAGATTGGCGCCCTTAAGAAGGTGTGCGTCCATCGCCCCGGTATGGATCTTGTAAACATGAAGGCGGAGGATTTCGACCGCGTCTGGATTCATGACGCGTTCTATTTGGACTATGCCCAGAAGGAGCACGATCAGTTTACCGACCTTCTTCGCGGCGCTGGTGCCGAGGTCGTCTATATGGAAGACCTGGTTGCCGAGACGTTCGATAAGGTCGAGGGCGCGCGTGCTCAGTTCATGGGAAAGTTCATGGATGAGTCGGGTATCAAGAACGCTGCTCTTCGCCAGGCGGTTGTCGAGAAGCTCGATTCCATCAAGGACAACAAGGAGTTTGTCCTTACGGCTATGGGCGGACTGTATGTACGCGACCTCGAGATCCCGCATGTCGGCGGCTCTCTTGCCAGCCTGGACGGCGACGAGCTGAAGGGCGACGACATGGTTCTCTTCCCCATGCCCGCCTCGTATTTCTCCCGTGACCCCTTGGCCGTCGTGGGCAAGGGCGCTACCATGAACCGCATGTACTGGAATCAGCGCAACCGCGAGGTAATCTTCTACGAAACGGTGCTCCGCAACCATCCCGATTACGCCGGTAGCCCCATCTGGTACGACCACAACAGCGAGTGGCATATTGAGGGCGGTGATATTCTCAACATCAACGCCAAGACGCTCGCCATAGGTATTTCCGAGCGTACCCAGACTGCGGCCATCGATGAGCTCGCCAAGAATATGTTCTGGGGTTCTGATGAGGCCGAAATCGAGAACATCTATGCCATCAAGATTCCGCACGGCTATGCCTACATGCATCTCGACACCGTTTGCACGCAGGTCGATCGTGATAAGTTCACGGTTTACCCCGGCATCTACCAGACGCTTCGTGCCTACCGCCTGACCAAGGGCGATACGGAGGGGGAGGTACGTATCGAGGAACTCGAGGGCACCCTGCAGCATATCCTCGAGCTTGCGACGGGTATGGACCACATCACCATGATTGAGTGCGGTGGTGGCGACCCGATCGAGGCTTCTCGTGAGCAGTGGAACGATGGTTCCAACACTCTTGCGGTCGCGCCGGGCAAGGTCTGCGTATATGAGCGCAACGTTGTCACCAACGATGCCCTTTACAAGGCCGGCGTCGAGCTGCTCGTCGCCCCCTCCGAGGAGCTTTCTCGCGGCCGCGGCGGCCC